TGGGAAACCCATATGGGAGGTGGAACTCGACCTCCAGCGAGGTCCATGGCGGCTCTGGTCTCAGGCCCCGGGATGCCATCGGCAGGGGACAGGGTGCGGGCGGACTGGAATTTCCGAACCGCATCGTAGGTGGCATTACCGAAGGCGCCATCGGCTCCCCACGCACCGACGGAGTAGCCGAGGTCGATGAGCTCGTGCTGTAGCTCACGAACCGCGCTGCCTTGGTCACCCCAGTACAGGGTGCGCCGGGCCCTGTACCGGTATCCCGCCAGTGACAGGGTGCCCGAGAGCCGGAAGTTCCGGAACGTCCAGTAGTTAAGGACCTCTTCGGAGTGCGCCGCGAACGCTCGGACCGCGAGATGGGTGGAAACCTGGCGCATTTCGATACGGAGCAGCTGATCCAGCTGAATACCCGACCCCACGAACTCATGCGGCAACAGCCCTGCGGCAAGGTCGCGAGGCTGAGCACGGACCTGGGCGAGCCCACCGGACGACTCACGGAAGACCAGCCCAGGCCCTCCTGAATCCACCGCCCAACGTACTTCGCTCGTTCCATACCCTGCGGCTTGGAGCGAGGGAACACGTACATACCAACGGGCAGCCCAAGGAGTGGAGGGGAGAGAGACCCGGAGCGCGGGGGTGTCTCCCCGGTGATGCCCCGAACCCAAACGGATGCCTCCAACACCGTGCACGCTGTGAGCGTCGTCGTGAACCGCTCGGGAACCAGGGGAACGGACCGTGACAGTGCCCGCGCTCGCACTGGCCGCGAGGGTGCTGTTGCTGACTCGCGTCCCCGGAACGCCACTGAGGGTGTTGTCGACGATGATCAGCGGATCATCACCTGCACGGTCAGGTCCTCAGCCACGGCGTCGTCGCTGAGGACGACCTCCACTGTCACCCCGGTCCCCACGCTGATGGTCACTTCGGGGGAGACCATGCTCGCGGGCGAGTCCTCGGTGAGGGACACGGCCGCGATGATCGAGGTGCTCCCGGTGTCCAGATCCACGGCCAACAGGTGAACATCGACCTGTCCTTCCGACACACCAGCCTCCGCGCGCAGGCGCGTGATGATCTGGGTGCGGCCTTCCAGGTTGACGTACCGGTGCGGGCTGGCACGCGCCTGGAGTTCTCCGGCCTGGGACCAGAGCATCGGGTGCGCGGTGGCGATGATCTCGCCATCGTCGCCTCCGTCCGTTCCTTCGTCTTCCAACCGGGTGACCCGGCGGTTGACCTGGGCGATGATGGTCGGCCAATCCGAAGAAGTGACAACCCACCGGCCCGGGGTGTTCTCCTCTTCGCCCTGGTCGTTCTCGGGCAGAGGTGCCGGACCGATCAGCGCACGTTGCACCTCATCTGGACCCCTGAATCTGGGGATCAGGCCATAGTCCGACGTCCTCAGTTCCGTGTTGGGGGAACCGGTGTCGTCCAAGAGGTCGATGAGGCGTTCACCGGAGTCGTAGTCGTAGACCCACAGGCTGATCCCAGGGACCAGGAGCGGCTGGTAGCCGATCGTGTCGTCACCCAGAGGCAGTTGCTCACCGGGAGCGATCACATAGTCGGAGGGCTGGCCGCCGAACCAGTACCGCACTCGTCTCCTTTCGCAGAAAGGCCCGGCAGACCGTGAAGGTCTGCCGGGCCTCGTGTTCGCTTGGTTGAGCGGTTACCGGATGGAGGTCTTGTCGCCGTCCACGAGCCGGTGCACGTAGGAGGCGACAGCGCCGATCACGGCGGTGCCCGCCGCAGCGCCGAGGGTTGCCCAGTCGATGAGGTCGCCGGGGGTCACGGTGTCCAGTACCGCGCCGGCCCCGGCGACCAGCGCGACGGAAAGGATTGCGCCGAACAGGTTCTGGGCGCTGGTGCGAGCGCTGCGGTTCTTGGCGTCGGTCTTGGTCGCAGTGGTGGCCATGAGGAAATGCCTTTCGGGTCGATCGAATCGGTCAGAGCGGTGAACCACGGGTGTGGCCCTTCCGGGGCAGGTCAGGAAAGAGGGAGGATCAGGGTGGGTCCCCAGGCGCACAGCGCGAGGTCGTTGAGGGACCACACCCCGGTGCTCAGGAGCACCCCGGCAGCGAAGCCCGCTGCCGCGGCGAGAAGCAGGGGACGAGGTCGATGGCGGTGGTCCTCGGGGTGGGTCACGTGATCGGCGCGGTCCAGGCGGCGACCCAGGTCGCCGGGCCGATCAGGGAATCAACGGACAGGCCCTTCTCAGCCTGGAACTGGCGGGCCACTCGGGCGGTCTGCGGCCCGTAGAGGCCGTCGGCATCGATGGACCAGCCGCGCACGAGCATCTGCTTCTGCCAGCGGCGCAGGTCGGAGCGGTGACTGTAGAAGCCGCTCACCGACTGGTTAGGGCCTTCCTTGGGACCGAAGTAGGACCCGCGAGGAAGTGGGAAAGGCGGGACCTTCACGGTGGGGGTGCTGGGGGCGTTGCCTCCGGCAGCCCGGTAGGCCTTCTCCGTGGCCGGTCCCCAAAGACCATCGGCGGTCACACCCACCTTGCGCTGAAGCCAGCGCACGCCGCCCTCGGTGAGCGGCCCCCACAAGCCGTCCACGTCCAACTTCGGGTTGTGGCCGAGAC
This DNA window, taken from Nocardiopsis exhalans, encodes the following:
- a CDS encoding peptidoglycan-binding domain-containing protein codes for the protein MRQVSTHLAVRAFAAHSEEVLNYWTFRNFRLSGTLSLAGYRYRARRTLYWGDQGSAVRELQHELIDLGYSVGAWGADGAFGNATYDAVRKFQSARTLSPADGIPGPETRAAMDLAGGRVPPPIWVSHLALSDGPWIGPVPPPPEPPPAPTSYLTAGFPI